One Pocillopora verrucosa isolate sample1 chromosome 10, ASM3666991v2, whole genome shotgun sequence genomic window carries:
- the LOC131776133 gene encoding ubiquitin-conjugating enzyme E2 Z-like, with protein sequence MAEEDMFLASTSNMLWDPVYSKDWDKESVTPQCVLRIKRDIMSIYNEPPPGMCIVPDKEDITKIHALITGPFDTPYEGGFFYFLIRCPPDYPIRPPRVKLMTTGGGQVRFNPNLYRNGKVCLSILGTWSGPAWSPAQSLSSVLISIQSLLNEKPYHNEPGFEQERQAGDSRRYNECIQHESLRVAVCDMLEGKLKCPSALKDVMEKSFPEFYDYYLSVINDNSHLNGQNMLDPFGEKRGTFDFVSIKQRLEVIKKKLEERKTTAQGSDASSSDNENIEES encoded by the exons ATGGCGGAAGAAGATATGTTCTTGGCATCAACCTCGAATATGTTATGGGATCCCGTTTATTCCAAGGACTGGGACAAAGAAAGTGTTACACCACAGTGTGTTCTGAGAATCAAAAG GGATATTATGAGTATTTACAATGAACCTCCACCTGGGATGTGTATCGTTCCAGACAAAGAAGACATCACAAAG ATTCACGCTCTAATCACAGGCCCATTTGACACACCCTATGAAGGGGGCTTCTTCTATTTCCTGATCCGGTGTCCTCCTGATTACCCCATCAGACCCCCCAGAGTCAAATTAATGACAACTGGGGGAGGGCAGGTCAGATTTAACCCAAATTTGTACAGAAATGGCAAAGTATGCTTGAGTATTCTAGG gacTTGGTCTGGTCCTGCTTGGAGCCCTGCGCAATCACTTTCAAGTGTTTTAATCTCAATTCAGTCCTTGTTAAATGAAAAACCATACCACAATGAACCAGGGTTTGAACAG GAAAGGCAAGCAGGAGATTCAAGGAGATACAATGAATGCATCCAACATGAAAGCCTTAGGGTGGCTGTTTGTGACATGCTGGagggaaaactaaaatgtccatCAGCTCTCAA AGATGTGATGGAGAAATCATTCCCAGAATTTTATGATTACTACTTGTCAGTTATCAATGATAACTCACATCTAAACGGACAAAACATGCTG GATCCCTTTGGAGAGAAACGAGGAACATTTGACTTTGTTTCAATTAAACAAAGACTTGAGGTCATCAAGAAGAAACTTGAAGAGAGGAAGACCACGGCACAGGGCTCTGACGCCTCATCAAGTGATAACGAGAACATAGAGGAATCTTAA